From the Chloroflexus aurantiacus J-10-fl genome, one window contains:
- a CDS encoding c-type cytochrome, which translates to MGRRIRHHQYRLSQRTIGFLVAGIGLTGILIASLITAQPGRNTAITADASQIADGRSLYVTYCASCHGLNLEGQPNWQRPLPNGMMPAPPHDATGHTWHHPDTFLFQITKYGGQSVAPPGYISGMPAFGNQLTDRQIWAILAYIKSTWPPEIREAQESINRQSP; encoded by the coding sequence ATGGGACGTCGCATTCGTCATCATCAATATCGGCTATCACAACGCACCATCGGATTTCTCGTTGCTGGCATAGGACTGACAGGCATCCTGATTGCCAGTTTGATCACAGCTCAACCGGGCAGAAATACAGCAATTACGGCTGATGCTTCCCAGATTGCCGATGGGCGATCACTGTACGTAACATATTGCGCCAGTTGTCATGGTCTCAATCTTGAAGGACAGCCTAACTGGCAACGACCACTGCCCAATGGCATGATGCCGGCACCACCGCATGATGCCACCGGACATACCTGGCATCATCCCGATACTTTCTTATTTCAAATCACAAAGTATGGCGGGCAAAGTGTAGCCCCGCCGGGGTATATCAGCGGGATGCCGGCGTTTGGCAATCAGCTCACTGATCGTCAAATCTGGGCCATTCTGGCCTATATCAAAAGCACCTGGCCGCCCGAAATTCGGGAAGCGCAGGAATCTATCAACCGCCAATCGCCGTAG
- a CDS encoding transglycosylase SLT domain-containing protein: MALMQLSRQRIAALLTCWLCMYLVACVAPMAQSSATVTPEPLPATPTAVPITATDLLQRAQAALEIGDDDTAAELLSQLLQVFPAAPETTPARLLLARSFADRGRWTSAAEVLRPLLAVPGTPAYAPALFLTARAHEAAGMHEAAVATYAQYEALNTPLAPYAAMRAAAQLQALNRLADAETTYLRAAAGEMAAGQRAAAYERAMMLAVAQERLPDAIDYARNILSFATQADYRARLLVQAADLAATAGDPATANALRREALAAFAGAETVSAVDALRAAGDLQFDPFAAAAAYRAVERWNDVIVMLDIALAREQNPGEALRQRGLARRALGDFAGALADLAAAREREPDSDTARQAALDWIQTYGQSGATAEAAALYRQYADDQPDDPRAPIALDRAAQLYDRLGDSAAATATRLELGQRYPTTTVGLTALHRIALARFDAGDLAGAGELWRLLAERGEGIGQALGAFWAGRVAKQMGDEAATSFFQQAIQAAPESYYAVRAAEESGTITAGSIPIAAPISNDDWALLSDWVLSWASGETDPGLVGVAERARLLREVGLYTEAHGEWLDGLRRAGDSPLNLLALAQAAYQAGATYPALLAAERINRLAPATAAPIPTALLRLRFPTPYADVVQREATAFGVDPFLLYALIRQESLFQPNATSWVGARGLTQVMPDTGRGIAQNLGVSDFNLDDLYRPHVSIRFGAFYLGRRISDMNGSLHGALAAYNGGLGNAQRWANGTVVGDPDRFVESIDFAETRNYVWAVYAFYGVYRGLYGE, encoded by the coding sequence ATGGCGTTGATGCAGTTGTCTCGACAGCGTATCGCAGCGCTGTTGACCTGCTGGCTTTGTATGTACCTGGTCGCCTGCGTGGCACCCATGGCGCAATCATCGGCAACTGTGACCCCTGAACCATTACCGGCAACACCAACTGCCGTTCCAATCACTGCCACCGATCTGCTGCAACGAGCGCAGGCAGCGCTTGAGATTGGTGATGATGACACCGCTGCCGAATTGCTCAGCCAGTTGTTGCAGGTTTTCCCGGCTGCGCCGGAGACAACACCGGCACGCCTGTTATTGGCCCGTTCGTTCGCCGACCGTGGGCGCTGGACATCGGCGGCTGAGGTGCTGCGGCCATTGCTCGCCGTACCGGGCACACCGGCGTATGCGCCGGCCCTGTTTCTGACCGCGCGCGCCCATGAGGCTGCCGGTATGCACGAGGCCGCCGTAGCCACGTATGCCCAATATGAAGCGCTGAACACCCCGCTGGCACCGTATGCAGCAATGCGGGCTGCTGCACAGTTGCAGGCGCTTAATCGTCTGGCAGATGCCGAGACCACCTATCTGCGGGCCGCCGCCGGTGAAATGGCCGCCGGTCAGCGTGCCGCTGCTTACGAACGGGCGATGATGCTGGCCGTTGCGCAGGAACGGCTACCCGATGCCATCGATTACGCCCGCAACATCCTGTCCTTCGCCACCCAGGCTGATTACCGGGCACGCCTGCTGGTCCAGGCAGCCGATCTGGCTGCAACCGCCGGTGATCCAGCGACCGCCAATGCGTTGCGCCGTGAAGCACTGGCAGCCTTTGCCGGGGCAGAGACGGTCAGCGCCGTAGATGCGCTCCGCGCTGCCGGCGACCTGCAGTTCGATCCGTTTGCGGCGGCTGCGGCCTATCGCGCCGTTGAACGCTGGAATGACGTGATTGTCATGCTCGATATTGCCCTGGCGCGTGAGCAGAATCCCGGCGAAGCGCTGCGCCAGCGCGGGTTGGCCCGGCGTGCGTTGGGGGATTTCGCGGGGGCATTGGCTGACCTGGCAGCGGCTCGCGAGCGTGAGCCGGACAGTGATACCGCTCGCCAGGCCGCGCTGGACTGGATTCAAACCTACGGGCAGAGCGGGGCCACCGCCGAAGCAGCAGCGCTCTACCGTCAGTATGCGGATGATCAGCCGGATGATCCGCGAGCGCCGATTGCCCTCGACCGGGCGGCTCAGTTGTACGACCGGCTTGGCGATAGCGCAGCGGCAACCGCTACCCGGCTCGAACTCGGCCAACGGTATCCGACAACAACGGTTGGCCTGACCGCGTTGCATCGGATTGCCCTGGCACGTTTCGATGCCGGTGATCTGGCCGGTGCCGGCGAACTCTGGCGGTTGCTGGCAGAGCGGGGAGAAGGGATCGGACAGGCGTTAGGTGCATTCTGGGCCGGACGAGTGGCGAAACAGATGGGTGATGAGGCGGCTACCTCCTTCTTCCAACAGGCAATTCAGGCTGCACCGGAAAGTTACTATGCAGTGCGTGCGGCTGAAGAATCAGGCACAATCACAGCAGGATCAATCCCTATCGCTGCACCCATTAGTAACGACGATTGGGCATTGCTGAGCGATTGGGTGCTGAGCTGGGCAAGTGGTGAGACCGATCCGGGTCTGGTTGGCGTCGCTGAACGGGCACGGCTCCTGCGCGAGGTGGGACTGTACACTGAAGCGCACGGCGAATGGCTCGATGGCCTGCGCCGGGCCGGCGACTCGCCGCTGAATCTGCTGGCGCTGGCGCAGGCCGCCTATCAGGCCGGTGCCACCTACCCCGCATTACTGGCTGCGGAACGCATCAATCGCCTTGCGCCGGCCACTGCCGCGCCGATACCGACAGCATTACTCCGCCTGCGCTTCCCGACACCGTATGCCGATGTGGTACAGCGTGAAGCAACTGCATTCGGGGTTGATCCATTCTTACTCTACGCCCTCATCCGGCAAGAGAGCCTCTTTCAGCCGAACGCAACCTCGTGGGTAGGCGCACGCGGATTAACCCAGGTGATGCCCGATACCGGGCGCGGGATTGCTCAAAACCTGGGGGTCAGTGACTTCAACCTTGACGACCTGTATCGACCGCATGTCAGCATTCGCTTCGGCGCCTTCTACCTGGGTCGCCGGATCAGCGACATGAACGGCAGCCTGCACGGTGCGCTGGCCGCCTACAACGGTGGACTCGGCAATGCACAGCGCTGGGCAAATGGCACTGTCGTCGGTGACCCGGATCGCTTTGTGGAGAGCATCGACTTTGCGGAAACGCGGAATTACGTCTGGGCAGTCTATGCGTTTTACGGCGTCTACCGCGGGTTGTACGGGGAGTGA
- a CDS encoding multicopper oxidase family protein has product MLSRLTRRGLLRLFGAGALAFGSGVLNGCALPTRSSSMPQPQTNPSPAFTPDLDLTIRAVAAEVPILPGTPTRVWTYQAQVNAGDPAAVQPIPDSYLGPIIRVRTGQKVRITFENKLPDPRQDSIIHWHGLHTPPAMDGHPHTVVRPGERYVYEFTVTDRAGTYWFHPHPHGQTAQQVIMGLAGLFVVSDPAEDAIGLPGGEYDLPLVIQDRTFDADNQFVYDSDPMTRLMGFLGERILVNGRPDLTITAATRAYRWRILNGSNSRIYKLAWDSGMPLTVIATDGGLLEHPLTRPFVMLAPGERIELWVDLRDIPRDTTLKLVSQPFSGAEGVGMMGESGNMDHGMGGMHGQMGMMRSGNAPPLGAPLDILQVRVTRQEQETLVLPASLIPIQRHRREAAVNATTPRRIALSLRGMEWQINGKTFVMDEVAPDEIVRLNTLELWEIVNETNPGEMMDPMGMAHPIHIHGGQFQIVQRTVLPELRAGWEEVKDGYVDEGWKDTVLVMPGERVQLLMAFRDYTGMYVYHCHNLEHEDAGMMRNYRIEA; this is encoded by the coding sequence ATGCTTTCACGACTCACACGGCGGGGTTTGTTGCGCTTGTTTGGCGCAGGCGCTCTCGCCTTTGGCAGTGGCGTTCTGAATGGGTGTGCCCTACCGACGCGCTCTTCTTCCATGCCGCAGCCGCAGACCAATCCCAGTCCTGCCTTTACCCCCGATCTCGATCTGACCATACGCGCAGTTGCCGCAGAGGTGCCAATCCTGCCGGGAACGCCGACCAGGGTGTGGACATATCAGGCTCAGGTGAATGCCGGCGATCCGGCAGCAGTACAACCCATTCCCGACAGCTATCTTGGTCCGATTATTCGTGTTCGCACCGGGCAGAAGGTACGTATCACGTTTGAGAATAAGTTGCCTGATCCCCGGCAGGATTCGATTATTCACTGGCACGGTCTGCATACCCCACCCGCGATGGATGGGCATCCGCATACAGTGGTACGTCCCGGCGAACGTTATGTCTACGAGTTTACCGTCACCGACCGGGCCGGTACATACTGGTTTCATCCCCATCCTCACGGCCAGACTGCCCAACAGGTCATTATGGGTCTTGCTGGACTGTTTGTGGTGAGTGATCCTGCGGAGGATGCTATCGGGTTGCCGGGCGGTGAATATGACCTGCCACTTGTCATTCAAGACCGTACCTTTGATGCTGACAATCAGTTCGTCTACGACTCAGACCCAATGACCCGCCTGATGGGGTTTCTCGGCGAGCGAATTCTGGTCAATGGCCGGCCAGACCTGACCATCACCGCCGCGACCCGCGCATATCGCTGGCGCATCCTCAACGGATCGAACAGTCGTATCTACAAGCTGGCCTGGGATTCGGGCATGCCACTGACGGTCATTGCCACCGATGGCGGCCTACTTGAACATCCGCTTACCCGCCCGTTCGTTATGCTGGCGCCGGGTGAGCGGATCGAACTCTGGGTTGATCTCCGCGATATTCCACGCGACACCACCCTCAAACTGGTAAGTCAGCCGTTCAGTGGCGCAGAGGGCGTTGGCATGATGGGTGAGAGCGGGAATATGGATCACGGGATGGGTGGTATGCACGGTCAGATGGGAATGATGCGCAGCGGTAATGCCCCGCCCCTTGGTGCACCGCTCGACATTCTCCAGGTGCGGGTGACACGTCAGGAGCAAGAAACGCTCGTGCTTCCCGCCTCGCTGATACCGATCCAGCGTCATCGGCGGGAAGCAGCTGTTAATGCGACAACACCACGGCGTATCGCACTCTCGCTGCGTGGTATGGAATGGCAGATCAATGGGAAAACATTCGTGATGGACGAAGTGGCGCCGGATGAAATTGTACGGCTGAATACCCTCGAACTCTGGGAGATTGTCAACGAGACGAATCCAGGTGAAATGATGGACCCCATGGGAATGGCGCATCCCATTCACATTCACGGTGGTCAGTTTCAGATCGTTCAGCGCACGGTGCTTCCCGAATTACGGGCCGGTTGGGAAGAGGTGAAGGATGGATACGTTGACGAAGGCTGGAAGGATACCGTCCTGGTGATGCCCGGTGAACGGGTGCAGTTATTGATGGCCTTCCGTGACTATACCGGTATGTATGTCTATCACTGCCATAACCTTGAACACGAAGATGCCGGCATGATGCGCAATTACCGGATTGAGGCATAA
- a CDS encoding heavy metal translocating P-type ATPase, translating to MEHSPDLFRRRFWLAFGLTIPVVIYSPMIQQLLGYTAPTFPGSDMIGFLLGTVIFWYGGWPFLQGAISEIRQRTPGMMTLVALAITTAYVYSASISLGLIAGMDFYWELATLVTIMLLGHWLEMRAVGSAQSALNELARLIPDTAELLTPDGSTRTVAVRELRNGDVVLVRPGAAVPADGVVEHGESQINESMITGESRLIDKYPGERVIAGTVNGNGALRVRIDKTGDQTVLAGIMRLVAEAQRSRSWMQELAHRAAFWLTWIALGTAFLTALIWGITNGLNETTLERVVTVLVVACPHALGLAVPLVVAISTTLAAKNGILVRERRALEAARRINTVMFDKTGTLTRGELGLVALATNGTLTDDEALRLVAAAEHNSEHHLARAIVTAAQERGLELPEVQYFESLPGRGIKATIGDATYLVGGPRLWEYLDVSFPDELLQRITIWEQHGQTVVALIRDRDVLAVLSLADVIRPESYQAVRMLQSQGIEIAMLTGDSQAVADWVAKELGISRVFAQVLPEHKAAKVRELQQQGKRVAMVGDGVNDAPALAQADVGIAIGAGTDIARASAGIVLVRNDPRDIVRIVRLSSASYARMVQNLAWAVGYNGIALPLAAGIAAPLGLTLPAWMGALLMSLSTVIVALNAQQLRWLDLHVDLKDRMDH from the coding sequence GTGGAGCATTCACCAGATCTATTCCGACGTCGATTCTGGCTGGCATTCGGATTAACGATCCCGGTTGTGATCTACTCACCGATGATTCAGCAATTGCTGGGATACACTGCCCCTACCTTTCCCGGTAGCGATATGATCGGCTTCTTGTTGGGAACAGTCATCTTCTGGTATGGTGGATGGCCTTTTTTGCAAGGTGCAATTAGCGAAATTCGGCAGCGCACACCCGGCATGATGACGCTGGTAGCACTGGCAATTACTACGGCTTATGTCTATTCAGCAAGCATCAGTCTTGGCCTCATAGCCGGCATGGATTTCTATTGGGAACTGGCAACGCTTGTAACCATTATGTTACTGGGGCACTGGCTGGAAATGCGTGCTGTAGGAAGTGCGCAGAGTGCGCTCAACGAACTGGCAAGGCTCATCCCCGATACTGCCGAGTTGTTAACACCTGATGGCAGTACTCGCACTGTGGCGGTACGTGAGTTACGTAATGGCGATGTAGTGCTCGTGCGTCCGGGTGCAGCAGTACCGGCAGATGGTGTTGTTGAACACGGCGAAAGCCAGATCAACGAGTCGATGATAACCGGTGAAAGCCGTTTGATCGATAAATACCCTGGTGAGCGTGTGATTGCCGGTACAGTCAATGGAAATGGCGCACTGCGCGTAAGAATTGACAAAACCGGCGATCAAACTGTATTAGCCGGTATCATGCGCCTGGTTGCTGAAGCTCAGCGTAGCCGGTCGTGGATGCAGGAACTGGCTCATCGTGCTGCCTTCTGGCTGACCTGGATCGCATTAGGAACGGCATTCCTGACTGCTCTGATCTGGGGTATTACCAATGGATTGAATGAAACAACGCTTGAGCGTGTAGTAACAGTACTGGTTGTGGCTTGCCCACATGCACTTGGCCTGGCTGTTCCGTTAGTTGTGGCAATTTCAACAACGCTCGCGGCGAAAAATGGCATACTTGTGCGTGAGCGACGTGCGCTCGAGGCGGCTCGTCGCATAAACACCGTTATGTTCGATAAAACCGGTACACTCACACGAGGTGAGCTGGGTTTGGTAGCACTGGCGACCAATGGTACGCTTACTGATGACGAAGCTCTGAGGCTCGTTGCCGCAGCCGAACACAATAGTGAGCATCACCTGGCACGCGCAATTGTCACCGCAGCTCAGGAACGGGGTCTTGAACTGCCAGAAGTTCAGTACTTCGAGTCTCTACCCGGTCGTGGCATCAAGGCAACTATCGGAGATGCAACCTATCTGGTAGGTGGCCCACGTCTGTGGGAATATCTGGATGTTTCCTTTCCTGATGAGTTGCTCCAACGGATTACGATTTGGGAACAACATGGGCAGACGGTTGTCGCGCTCATTCGGGATCGCGACGTGCTGGCAGTACTTTCACTTGCCGATGTTATTCGACCGGAGTCGTATCAGGCCGTGCGCATGCTTCAGTCCCAAGGGATTGAAATTGCCATGCTAACCGGTGACTCGCAGGCGGTTGCTGATTGGGTCGCCAAAGAGTTAGGAATTTCGAGAGTGTTTGCCCAGGTGTTGCCAGAACATAAAGCTGCGAAGGTGCGCGAATTGCAACAACAAGGTAAACGTGTAGCAATGGTCGGCGATGGCGTCAACGATGCACCTGCACTGGCGCAGGCTGATGTCGGAATTGCTATTGGTGCAGGTACCGACATTGCCCGGGCTTCTGCGGGAATTGTGCTCGTGCGTAATGATCCACGCGATATTGTGCGCATTGTGCGGCTAAGTAGTGCCAGTTATGCCAGAATGGTGCAAAATCTGGCCTGGGCTGTTGGCTACAATGGAATTGCCTTGCCGCTGGCTGCTGGCATCGCTGCACCGCTAGGTCTCACACTACCGGCATGGATGGGGGCATTGCTGATGTCACTCAGCACTGTTATTGTCGCTCTCAATGCACAACAATTACGCTGGCTTGACCTTCACGTGGATTTGAAAGACAGAATGGATCATTAA